In one Candidatus Nitronereus thalassa genomic region, the following are encoded:
- a CDS encoding YbgC/FadM family acyl-CoA thioesterase translates to MDIKIYYEDTDCGGVVYYANFLKYFERARTEYLADHGLSVAELQKQGTLFLVTHAELFYRSSAHYGETLEINTKVTPSRKTSLIFTHTIQEQQTHRVVVEGSATLVTVDSTGKVRRVPPLVLQALPNINSTD, encoded by the coding sequence GTGGACATCAAAATCTACTACGAAGACACAGACTGCGGCGGAGTCGTCTACTACGCCAATTTTTTAAAATACTTCGAACGAGCCCGAACCGAATATCTAGCCGATCATGGGTTGTCAGTAGCAGAACTCCAAAAACAAGGTACCTTATTTCTGGTGACCCACGCCGAACTCTTCTACCGCTCCTCCGCCCACTACGGCGAAACCCTAGAAATCAATACGAAGGTAACCCCCTCAAGAAAAACCAGCCTAATCTTCACCCACACCATCCAAGAACAACAAACCCACCGCGTCGTAGTAGAAGGCTCCGCCACCCTCGTGACCGTGGATTCAACCGGAAAAGTCCGCCGAGTACCGCCATTAGTACTCCAAGCATTGCCAAATATAAACTCCACCGACTAG
- the larB gene encoding nickel pincer cofactor biosynthesis protein LarB: MDSSAIKKLLQQVQEGNLSVPKALDQLRMLPYENLGFAKVDHHRTLRQGVPEAILCEGKTEVQIVAIAKGLLKREVPVLATRATPKVARALTRISPRAVYEKEARMVVIQTTVPRPQGDIVIITAGTSDIPVAEEARVTATVMGSAVETLFDVGVAGLHRLLDHLDRLQQARVLIVIAGMDGVLPTVVGGLVKTPLIAVPTSRGYGANFGGIAPLLTMLNACSGGIGVMNIDNGFGAGHLAHRINVLPGLQELEY; encoded by the coding sequence ATGGATTCCTCAGCGATAAAAAAACTGCTTCAACAAGTTCAGGAAGGGAATCTATCCGTACCAAAAGCTCTTGATCAGCTTCGCATGCTGCCTTATGAAAATCTTGGGTTTGCTAAAGTGGATCATCATCGGACACTTCGCCAAGGTGTGCCGGAAGCTATTCTTTGTGAAGGCAAAACCGAGGTACAGATTGTCGCTATTGCCAAAGGGCTCCTCAAGCGAGAGGTTCCTGTGTTGGCCACGCGGGCCACGCCTAAAGTGGCCCGAGCCTTAACTCGTATAAGCCCCCGAGCTGTGTACGAAAAAGAGGCGCGGATGGTGGTTATTCAAACTACCGTTCCTCGGCCTCAAGGTGATATCGTTATTATCACGGCCGGCACGTCGGATATTCCCGTGGCAGAGGAAGCGAGAGTCACCGCCACTGTGATGGGCAGTGCTGTGGAAACACTCTTTGATGTTGGGGTGGCCGGGTTGCATCGGTTGCTAGATCATTTGGATCGCCTACAACAAGCTCGGGTTCTGATTGTGATTGCGGGGATGGATGGGGTTCTGCCCACGGTGGTCGGGGGGCTAGTGAAAACCCCATTGATTGCTGTGCCCACCAGTCGAGGTTACGGTGCGAATTTTGGAGGAATCGCCCCCTTGCTTACGATGCTCAATGCCTGTTCAGGGGGAATCGGGGTGATGAATATCGATAATGGCTTTGGCGCGGGACATCTGGCTCATCGAATCAACGTTCTTCCGGGATTACAGGAGTTGGAATACTGA
- the pdxA gene encoding 4-hydroxythreonine-4-phosphate dehydrogenase PdxA, with amino-acid sequence MPISPTRSKPFLAITMGDPAGIGPEIILKALASPMVWRECRPIVVGSVPVFKKEMERLGSSLKIVSFSGAHISNNQKLVVKGRLPILDSLKKPLGRFPMGKARRETGAASLQCIDTAVHLAQSQCVAGIVTAPINKEAIHLAGCTHPGHTELLAALTKTKNFGMMLMGGPLKILFVTTHLSIRTMPAALTTKGIFNAIQLAHRAMRQHFQIARPRVGVAALNPHAGEHGLFGNEEQRIIAPTILKAKHAGMRVSGPWPADTLFGAAVRGDYDVVVAMYHDQGLIPLKTIAFGQCINMTVGLPILRTSVDHGTAYDIAGKGKADPLSLIQAITLAARLARPL; translated from the coding sequence ATGCCTATTTCCCCAACACGTTCCAAGCCATTTCTGGCCATCACCATGGGTGATCCAGCAGGCATTGGGCCAGAAATTATTCTAAAGGCCCTGGCCTCGCCCATGGTATGGAGAGAGTGCAGGCCCATCGTGGTGGGATCGGTCCCAGTTTTCAAAAAGGAAATGGAGCGTTTAGGTTCTTCGTTGAAAATCGTGTCTTTTTCAGGAGCCCACATTTCTAACAACCAAAAACTCGTGGTTAAGGGGCGACTGCCAATTCTTGATTCATTAAAGAAACCTCTGGGCCGGTTTCCCATGGGAAAGGCCAGGCGGGAGACAGGGGCGGCATCTTTGCAATGTATCGATACTGCCGTTCATCTTGCACAAAGCCAATGTGTTGCAGGAATCGTGACTGCGCCGATAAACAAAGAAGCGATTCATTTAGCTGGGTGTACGCATCCTGGACATACTGAGTTGTTGGCTGCTCTGACCAAGACTAAGAATTTTGGAATGATGTTGATGGGAGGCCCGCTCAAAATACTGTTCGTCACCACGCATCTCTCCATTCGAACAATGCCTGCTGCCCTGACAACCAAAGGAATTTTTAACGCCATTCAACTGGCTCATAGGGCCATGCGACAGCATTTCCAGATTGCGCGTCCTCGTGTGGGAGTCGCGGCGTTGAATCCCCATGCCGGGGAACATGGCCTGTTTGGGAATGAAGAACAGCGCATCATTGCCCCTACCATTCTCAAAGCCAAACATGCAGGCATGCGCGTCAGTGGACCCTGGCCGGCAGATACGTTGTTTGGCGCGGCGGTCCGAGGTGATTATGATGTCGTTGTGGCTATGTACCACGATCAGGGGCTGATCCCGCTCAAGACCATTGCCTTTGGACAATGTATCAATATGACTGTGGGATTACCCATTCTCAGAACCTCTGTGGATCATGGAACTGCCTATGATATTGCTGGAAAGGGAAAAGCCGACCCCCTAAGTTTGATCCAAGCTATCACCTTAGCTGCGCGGTTGGCTAGGCCGTTATGA
- the larC gene encoding nickel pincer cofactor biosynthesis protein LarC: MHLHFDCFSGISGDMTLGALVDLGFSPHILRKRLKALPLSGYRLKVSKVYRGAIHATKVDVIITQGQDKPLSWPQIRRLISKSPVPPWVKHQALSVFERLAQAEGVVHGQDATSVHFHEVGVIDSLVDIVGALLGFHELGISTFSSTPMNVGSGTIQCTHGALPVPGPAVAELAKGYPIFSNGPARELTTPTGMALVTTLVQTFNQLPPVIPDAIGYGAGTANPHDWPNVLRVFIAKTQSPEWYESDQVVQLETNIDDMNPQMYESVMECLFEKGALDVSLTPTFMKRNRPGIILTVLAKAEQVDELVQIIFRETTSIGLRRQVIDRVTLSRSTSTVRLPQGTVRVKTIHLGDILKHRPEFQDCQAISRKTGIPVQDIMAAVFQKLS; this comes from the coding sequence ATGCATCTTCACTTTGACTGTTTTTCCGGAATCAGCGGGGATATGACGTTGGGAGCCCTGGTAGATCTAGGGTTTTCTCCGCACATCCTCAGAAAACGCCTCAAGGCCTTGCCTCTCTCCGGCTATCGTCTCAAAGTTTCAAAAGTCTACCGTGGGGCCATCCATGCCACCAAGGTCGATGTCATCATCACCCAGGGCCAGGACAAACCTCTTTCTTGGCCGCAGATTCGACGGCTTATCTCGAAAAGCCCAGTCCCTCCCTGGGTGAAACACCAGGCACTCTCTGTCTTTGAACGGCTAGCCCAGGCCGAAGGCGTGGTGCATGGCCAAGACGCTACCTCAGTCCATTTTCATGAAGTCGGTGTCATTGATTCCTTGGTGGATATTGTAGGTGCACTGCTGGGCTTCCATGAACTAGGGATTTCAACCTTCAGTTCGACCCCCATGAATGTGGGTTCTGGAACCATCCAATGTACTCATGGAGCCTTGCCCGTTCCTGGGCCCGCGGTCGCGGAGTTAGCCAAAGGATATCCGATATTTTCCAATGGGCCGGCAAGAGAATTGACGACTCCCACTGGAATGGCGCTGGTGACGACGTTGGTCCAAACATTTAACCAACTTCCCCCAGTGATTCCCGACGCAATTGGGTATGGGGCGGGCACGGCCAACCCCCATGATTGGCCCAATGTCTTGCGAGTGTTCATTGCCAAAACCCAGTCGCCGGAGTGGTATGAATCTGACCAGGTTGTTCAATTGGAAACCAATATCGATGATATGAATCCTCAAATGTACGAATCTGTCATGGAATGTTTATTTGAGAAAGGGGCCCTCGATGTCAGTCTTACCCCGACCTTCATGAAACGCAATCGTCCGGGGATTATCCTGACCGTGTTGGCCAAAGCCGAGCAGGTTGATGAGTTGGTGCAAATCATCTTTCGTGAAACAACGTCTATCGGTCTGCGAAGGCAAGTGATTGACCGGGTAACCCTCTCCCGATCCACGAGCACCGTTCGGTTGCCTCAAGGCACAGTCAGAGTGAAAACGATTCACCTGGGCGACATTCTCAAACACCGGCCAGAGTTTCAAGACTGCCAAGCCATTAGCCGCAAGACAGGCATTCCTGTTCAAGACATCATGGCAGCAGTGTTTCAAAAACTTTCGTAA
- a CDS encoding phenylalanine--tRNA ligase subunit alpha, protein MSAKALYDSLHPLEVHLLAALFSQSTALSDAKLVELTPLEPSQISMALGWLQAKSCIQTDSETITHLVGLTDVGRGYLTSGSPAEWILLTCGEATQQGSSLTVKDLQAKDLFQPTELSRAIGLLKKEGAIQMVSGGAIETTGTPSPTTEKLKTLLRKLETATEELSSFSAEDRALLKQFSVKRGNANEPFRIEERVERAYTLTAEGQAVAKLCRPGATEEISQLTPEMLKDGTWRNKPFRKYTINLPPPRVASGRRHPYREFLDLVKRRLVSMGFQEMRGPLVETEFWDMDALYMPQFHPARAIHDVYFVKNPQHADKIAEPFLSRVAEAHEKGGTSGSTGWGYQYDRERARRLVLRSQGTAVSARTLAANPLVPGKYFSIARCFRYDQVDATHASDFYQVEGIVLGEDINFRTLLGLLTLFAKEMAQAKESKFLPAYFPFTEPSVELHVRHPRLGWMELGGAGLFRPEVTYPLGVTVPVIAWGLGLDRMAMMALGLQDIRDLFSVDLEKVRTMRGRFS, encoded by the coding sequence ATGAGTGCCAAAGCTCTGTACGATAGTCTGCACCCTTTGGAAGTTCACCTCCTGGCCGCGTTGTTTTCTCAATCGACTGCCCTATCCGACGCCAAACTTGTGGAATTGACGCCTCTTGAACCTTCGCAAATCAGCATGGCCCTAGGTTGGCTCCAAGCCAAGTCCTGTATTCAAACTGATTCCGAAACCATTACTCATTTAGTGGGATTAACTGATGTTGGTCGAGGCTATTTAACAAGCGGATCGCCGGCGGAATGGATTCTTCTCACCTGCGGAGAGGCGACACAACAGGGATCGTCACTGACCGTTAAGGATCTTCAAGCGAAAGACTTGTTTCAGCCCACCGAACTCAGTCGGGCGATTGGGCTGCTTAAAAAGGAAGGGGCCATTCAAATGGTCTCTGGAGGTGCGATTGAAACCACTGGCACCCCCAGCCCAACTACCGAGAAACTCAAAACCCTGCTTAGGAAACTTGAAACCGCAACTGAAGAGCTCTCGTCTTTTTCCGCAGAGGATCGGGCACTCCTAAAACAGTTTTCCGTGAAGCGCGGAAATGCAAATGAGCCTTTCCGGATCGAGGAGCGGGTTGAACGGGCTTATACGTTAACCGCTGAAGGGCAGGCCGTAGCGAAACTATGCCGCCCGGGTGCTACAGAAGAAATTTCTCAATTGACTCCGGAGATGCTTAAGGATGGTACTTGGCGAAATAAACCATTTCGGAAATACACCATCAATCTTCCTCCGCCGCGAGTGGCCTCTGGCCGACGGCATCCCTATCGGGAATTTCTCGACCTCGTCAAGCGTCGGTTGGTGAGCATGGGATTTCAAGAAATGCGAGGTCCGTTGGTGGAAACCGAATTTTGGGATATGGACGCTCTCTATATGCCGCAGTTTCATCCGGCACGCGCCATTCACGATGTGTACTTTGTGAAGAATCCCCAGCATGCGGACAAAATCGCCGAACCTTTTCTGTCCCGGGTGGCCGAGGCCCACGAAAAGGGAGGGACCTCGGGATCGACGGGGTGGGGTTATCAATATGACCGAGAGCGAGCTCGTCGTCTTGTGTTGCGAAGTCAAGGCACGGCGGTTTCCGCCAGAACCTTAGCCGCCAATCCCTTGGTGCCTGGTAAATACTTTTCGATTGCCCGGTGCTTTCGATACGATCAAGTCGATGCCACGCATGCGAGCGATTTTTATCAAGTTGAGGGAATAGTCCTAGGAGAGGATATCAACTTTCGCACTTTGCTTGGGCTTCTTACCCTCTTTGCCAAAGAAATGGCACAGGCAAAAGAAAGCAAGTTTTTGCCAGCATATTTTCCTTTCACTGAGCCGTCTGTGGAATTGCACGTTCGACATCCGAGGCTGGGGTGGATGGAGTTGGGAGGAGCCGGGTTGTTTCGACCTGAAGTGACGTATCCGCTCGGTGTCACTGTTCCTGTGATTGCCTGGGGGTTGGGACTGGATCGTATGGCCATGATGGCGCTGGGGCTTCAGGATATTCGAGATCTATTCTCGGTGGATTTGGAAAAAGTTAGGACCATGCGTGGGCGGTTCTCTTAG
- a CDS encoding TIGR02710 family CRISPR-associated CARF protein, whose product MIDDYQAKALLIAMGGDSAPAVASINHFSPELLCFVLGEQEKETIESQVQPQILKMPQRWDWILMPDSDSFAQSHLAITKSLPDILKTWGVQPGELVVDLSAATPAMAAAVALASGPFTSKVVQLRKSDGSVQENKTVMVGGESRIWEDSNPWNEGAASSRREASLLFNQGAFSSSAKKFRQIEGMVSGSLKPLYHSLGDMAEGYALWEAFHYREAWEKLKASLKALELASVWGGPAGLSSVLGTAKSNATFLEGIVLDPHDVKFSVALDLIAHAKRRAERDHQLEIATLALLRGLEACAQHQLMKQFHVKTWDVQAEQLPQDLQEACRQTMLDDIDGKYKLPLSAQFRALAGFGDPMGQTFVTEWPKMKTLLDSAYQSVLGHGFQNTKTERFQQLYALVLKLTKVDENSLPRFPSMTL is encoded by the coding sequence ATGATTGATGACTATCAAGCTAAGGCATTGTTGATTGCAATGGGTGGGGATTCGGCTCCCGCTGTAGCCAGCATTAACCACTTTTCCCCTGAATTGTTGTGCTTTGTGTTAGGCGAACAAGAAAAAGAGACCATTGAATCTCAGGTCCAGCCTCAAATCTTAAAGATGCCACAGCGTTGGGACTGGATTCTGATGCCAGATTCTGACAGTTTTGCGCAGTCGCATCTCGCCATCACTAAAAGCCTTCCGGATATTTTGAAAACCTGGGGTGTTCAGCCTGGTGAACTTGTCGTGGATCTAAGCGCCGCCACTCCAGCCATGGCGGCAGCGGTGGCCTTGGCCAGCGGTCCGTTTACCTCAAAGGTCGTGCAACTGAGAAAGAGCGATGGGTCGGTCCAGGAAAATAAAACCGTGATGGTGGGAGGGGAGTCTCGAATCTGGGAAGACAGCAATCCCTGGAATGAGGGCGCAGCCTCTTCAAGACGGGAAGCCTCATTACTGTTTAACCAAGGCGCGTTTTCTTCCTCGGCCAAAAAATTTCGCCAAATTGAGGGTATGGTCAGTGGAAGTTTGAAACCACTCTATCATTCTTTGGGTGATATGGCCGAAGGGTATGCCCTGTGGGAGGCTTTTCACTATCGGGAAGCGTGGGAAAAACTCAAAGCCTCGCTCAAAGCTTTGGAACTGGCTTCGGTCTGGGGTGGGCCTGCCGGGCTTTCCTCTGTGCTGGGAACTGCCAAATCGAATGCCACATTTTTAGAGGGCATTGTCTTGGATCCTCACGATGTTAAATTTTCTGTGGCTCTTGATCTGATCGCCCATGCCAAACGTCGCGCGGAGCGCGATCATCAATTGGAAATCGCCACGCTGGCCTTGCTTCGTGGCTTGGAAGCCTGTGCCCAACATCAGCTCATGAAACAATTTCATGTCAAAACTTGGGATGTCCAAGCAGAGCAATTGCCTCAGGATCTTCAAGAGGCCTGTCGCCAGACCATGTTGGACGATATCGATGGAAAATATAAACTCCCGCTTTCGGCACAATTCCGTGCCCTAGCCGGATTCGGCGATCCCATGGGCCAGACCTTCGTCACCGAATGGCCCAAAATGAAAACGCTCTTGGATTCCGCCTATCAGAGTGTCTTAGGCCATGGATTTCAAAACACCAAGACTGAGCGATTTCAGCAGCTCTACGCCCTGGTCCTCAAACTGACCAAAGTCGATGAGAACTCATTGCCAAGATTCCCATCCATGACACTCTAG
- a CDS encoding zinc ribbon domain-containing protein, translating to MTELQTCPACRHAVPSRAQVCTNCGKRIPGASLYAERSKETLNIRILYIMVSLLILAVLFPPWEAAPGEPPAYLGMHFIQSPPEPGAVISKMLQSIELVTIAVGGMYLSWLFRERPR from the coding sequence ATGACAGAACTGCAAACTTGTCCGGCGTGTCGACATGCTGTCCCCTCGCGCGCCCAAGTGTGTACGAATTGCGGAAAACGGATTCCTGGCGCGTCTCTGTATGCCGAACGGTCCAAAGAAACACTCAATATTCGAATTCTCTACATCATGGTAAGTCTGCTGATCTTGGCCGTCCTCTTTCCACCCTGGGAGGCCGCACCTGGAGAGCCTCCCGCGTACTTGGGTATGCATTTTATTCAGTCGCCGCCAGAGCCGGGGGCGGTGATTAGTAAGATGTTGCAATCGATTGAACTTGTTACGATTGCGGTGGGGGGGATGTATTTAAGTTGGCTGTTTCGGGAGCGGCCTCGATAA
- the rpe gene encoding ribulose-phosphate 3-epimerase gives MNARSVKIAPSILSADFARLGEEVAAVESAGADFIHVDVMDGHFVPNLTIGPPIVESLRKVTSLPLDVHLMITNPDAFIPEFAEAGANYLTVHTETCPHLHRTIQLIKEHGVKAGITLNPSTSISTLEEVIADADLVLIMSVNPGFGGQKFIPAALDKISRTRDLMTRKRSHALLEVDGGIKVDNTAEVVKAGADVLVAGSAIFNSSNYAETIRAFRSAAHALSASL, from the coding sequence GTGAATGCTCGCTCCGTAAAAATTGCCCCGTCCATTCTTTCCGCGGATTTTGCTCGCCTTGGTGAAGAGGTCGCTGCAGTTGAATCTGCGGGCGCAGATTTTATTCATGTCGATGTAATGGATGGCCACTTTGTCCCCAATTTGACGATTGGGCCACCCATTGTGGAGTCGCTTCGCAAAGTGACTTCATTACCACTGGACGTTCATTTAATGATCACAAATCCTGATGCCTTTATTCCGGAGTTTGCGGAAGCCGGAGCGAATTATCTCACGGTGCATACGGAAACATGCCCGCATTTGCACCGTACCATTCAGTTGATTAAGGAACATGGGGTAAAAGCCGGGATTACGTTGAATCCCTCGACCTCTATAAGTACCCTTGAAGAAGTCATCGCGGATGCGGATCTGGTGTTGATTATGTCAGTCAATCCTGGATTCGGTGGTCAGAAATTCATTCCTGCGGCCTTGGATAAGATCTCTAGAACCAGAGATCTTATGACTCGAAAAAGGAGCCACGCATTACTTGAAGTTGATGGTGGCATCAAAGTCGACAACACGGCGGAAGTGGTCAAAGCCGGAGCCGATGTGTTGGTGGCCGGCTCAGCTATCTTTAATAGCTCCAATTATGCCGAAACAATCCGGGCATTTCGATCCGCTGCCCATGCCCTTTCTGCCTCGTTGTAA
- the rsmB gene encoding 16S rRNA (cytosine(967)-C(5))-methyltransferase RsmB, with protein MPASDSDPRPSASHTKSSSRAVALHVLLEVERRHVFADEAFQQLTKNSPLSTVDRGLAFDLVFGVLRHRGHLDWRLHALTKKSLSGLPTIIVMILRLGAYQLLYLDRIPDSAAVNECVKLAKRVKGRDWSGVVNGVLRNLTRQADPPWPDPTEDPVQALSIRYSCPPWLTQRWIDRFGFDRAEEICRQSNSIPPLTLRTNALRASRHKLKERLQAEGYSVTETVVSPLGLTLGKCGTLTTLTALQEGWCYVEDEAAQLVPFLLDVQPGHRVLDACAAPGGKATNLASLMKDQGEILAVDRSAQRLQALQENIVRLGITCIHPVVGSWSEGWATASPLRAFCEKGLDRILVDAPCSGLGVVRRHPEAKWQKSVDQFPDHQRFQGEILHQVSTYLRPGGVLVYSACSAEPEETTEVITQFCLAHPEFRHEEVVTWLPSGAKALTTPEGDLMTLGSPYDMDGFFAARLQKV; from the coding sequence ATGCCAGCTTCTGACTCTGATCCCAGGCCATCTGCAAGCCACACGAAATCGTCCAGCCGAGCCGTGGCATTGCACGTCCTGCTTGAGGTGGAGCGGCGGCATGTATTTGCCGATGAGGCGTTCCAACAATTAACCAAGAACAGCCCACTGTCTACTGTGGATAGAGGGTTGGCGTTTGATTTGGTGTTCGGCGTTCTTCGTCATCGTGGCCATTTAGATTGGCGACTTCATGCGCTGACAAAAAAGTCCCTGTCTGGATTGCCGACTATCATCGTGATGATCCTTCGTCTGGGAGCCTATCAACTCTTGTATTTGGATCGGATTCCGGACTCAGCCGCTGTGAATGAATGCGTCAAGTTGGCAAAGCGAGTGAAGGGCCGGGATTGGAGTGGGGTGGTCAATGGCGTGTTACGAAACCTGACTCGACAAGCCGACCCGCCGTGGCCTGATCCAACTGAAGATCCCGTGCAGGCCCTTTCGATTCGATATTCCTGTCCCCCCTGGCTTACCCAAAGATGGATTGATCGCTTCGGCTTCGATCGTGCAGAGGAGATCTGTCGACAATCGAATAGCATTCCTCCCTTGACTCTTCGGACCAATGCGCTTCGGGCCTCACGCCATAAGCTAAAAGAACGGCTGCAAGCAGAGGGTTATTCCGTGACAGAAACAGTCGTCAGTCCTCTTGGACTCACCTTGGGAAAATGCGGCACTCTGACGACATTGACTGCTTTGCAGGAGGGATGGTGTTACGTGGAGGATGAAGCCGCGCAATTGGTTCCCTTTCTGTTGGATGTTCAACCAGGCCATCGGGTGTTGGATGCTTGTGCGGCTCCTGGCGGGAAAGCCACAAATCTTGCGTCGCTCATGAAAGATCAGGGAGAGATACTTGCCGTTGATCGCAGTGCGCAGCGTTTACAGGCCTTGCAAGAAAATATAGTTAGGTTGGGGATCACGTGCATACATCCCGTCGTTGGTTCGTGGTCGGAAGGTTGGGCAACGGCTTCTCCCTTGAGAGCCTTCTGTGAAAAAGGATTGGATCGGATTCTCGTGGATGCCCCGTGTTCCGGATTAGGCGTGGTTCGTCGACACCCGGAGGCAAAATGGCAAAAGTCCGTGGACCAGTTTCCAGATCATCAACGATTTCAAGGAGAGATACTTCACCAGGTAAGTACTTACTTGAGACCTGGCGGAGTCTTGGTCTATAGTGCCTGCTCGGCTGAACCGGAGGAGACAACGGAAGTTATCACGCAATTTTGTCTCGCTCATCCAGAATTTCGGCATGAAGAGGTAGTCACCTGGCTCCCGTCCGGAGCCAAGGCCTTGACGACCCCCGAGGGGGATCTCATGACCCTGGGCTCACCCTACGATATGGATGGATTTTTTGCCGCCCGTCTTCAAAAGGTCTGA
- a CDS encoding NAD(P)H-dependent glycerol-3-phosphate dehydrogenase: MTTPHSTIRRVAVIGAGAWGTCLARHLAENHLTVKLWAFESEVVEAVNMTHENTVFLPGVSLPKSLIATTSFSEALSNADLLIFAVPSHVMRMVLKNMKPSLSKAAPIVVATKGIEEDTLKFMTQVLQEILPSDWAYGITVLTGPSFAAEVCQSKPTTILLAGQDPALTTQLQSVFMTSVFRVYTGSDVLGAQLGGALKNVMAIAAGVVDGLQLGGNARAALITRGLAEIIRLGVALGADVHTLYGLSGLGDLVLTCTGSLSRNYTVGVQLGQGKSLERILEDTITVAEGIRTTRAAMSLATQLHVEMPIVQGIHALLFEGKSARQAVEELMSRSAKEETSHTLAHPPSSSSEFPAGRS, translated from the coding sequence ATGACCACACCTCATTCCACCATTCGTCGTGTCGCCGTCATTGGGGCGGGAGCCTGGGGAACATGCCTAGCGCGACATTTGGCAGAAAATCATCTGACCGTCAAGCTTTGGGCTTTCGAATCCGAGGTGGTTGAGGCGGTCAATATGACTCACGAAAATACAGTCTTTTTACCGGGAGTGTCTTTGCCGAAATCGCTGATCGCGACAACGTCGTTTTCGGAAGCCCTTTCTAATGCTGATCTCCTCATTTTCGCGGTCCCGTCTCATGTTATGCGCATGGTCCTCAAGAACATGAAACCAAGTCTCTCAAAGGCTGCGCCCATCGTTGTGGCGACAAAAGGGATTGAAGAAGACACATTGAAGTTTATGACCCAGGTGCTTCAAGAGATTTTGCCTTCCGACTGGGCATATGGGATTACCGTCCTCACCGGACCGAGTTTTGCCGCAGAGGTATGCCAGTCCAAACCCACGACCATTCTCTTGGCTGGGCAAGATCCTGCGCTCACCACCCAATTGCAATCGGTTTTTATGACCTCGGTGTTTCGGGTGTATACAGGAAGTGATGTCCTTGGCGCACAACTTGGCGGGGCCCTGAAGAATGTCATGGCCATTGCTGCAGGGGTGGTGGATGGGCTTCAGCTTGGAGGCAATGCGAGAGCGGCTTTAATCACCAGGGGGCTGGCGGAAATCATTCGGTTAGGCGTCGCGCTTGGGGCAGATGTGCATACCCTTTATGGGCTCTCTGGGTTAGGGGATTTGGTGCTGACCTGCACCGGATCACTGAGCCGGAATTACACCGTGGGGGTTCAGCTTGGGCAGGGGAAATCCTTGGAACGAATCTTGGAGGACACTATTACTGTGGCTGAAGGCATTCGGACGACCCGGGCTGCAATGAGTCTGGCTACTCAACTCCATGTGGAGATGCCAATTGTTCAGGGTATCCATGCTCTTTTATTTGAAGGGAAATCGGCCAGACAGGCGGTGGAAGAGCTCATGTCTCGATCAGCCAAGGAAGAAACGTCTCATACATTAGCGCATCCTCCTTCTTCATCTTCAGAATTTCCAGCGGGTCGTTCATAG